A genome region from Euphorbia lathyris chromosome 4, ddEupLath1.1, whole genome shotgun sequence includes the following:
- the LOC136227007 gene encoding putative disease resistance protein RGA3 isoform X7 translates to MLQTLNQNAGGLTNKDAICQHLAKELEGKSFLLVLDDVWNRESEMWDCFKSRLLSISKNNGNAVVVTTRSEEVAWLMETSPQCRHKLKLLSDEECWSVISERVSRDNGASIPSDLEAIGKEIASKCRGLPLAARVLGGTLHRNTRLEEWLAIKNSNVLNVSESKVSSIESILRLSFDRLPSHLKPCVAYCSIFPKSVLVWKVDLIHLWMAQGLLDSSMEDTGEKYFKELLLSSFLQDGIFDDLGNIIGARMHDLVHELVLSISKPNIMTWETCSAGNGTSPIKHLNMVPYGGPGGPVPVFPKDEAKTLRTLFIVSADGFYDSWKFKSLRTLRLVGDNVKELPASVGKLKHLRYLDVSCSKITKLPESLTKLYNLQTLCMFDCKLLEKLPKTLGNLVSLRHIGFSYEKQMPSNVGHLTNLRRLSFFVVGPDRGSSIQELERLDELRGALTISNLELVRDEEEAKKANLQSKRKIEELELLWSDERESSNCTDEAVLNGLQPFEDLKRLIIKYYLGEKFPSWLLTMEITRYGGDCCLLKNLMVLKLEGCRRCGELPRLGHLPHLRVLEIVGLDNVIYIGDEFYGSNGCTMFPALKRLILGSMNCLVEWKAPTLHNAFPCLEELRIFKCPKLTNIPISHLSSLVEFRIGDCHEFGKLLFDEGHPLTSLDLLHIKCCSNLVSIQNVQGLTSLRDLIIEQCNKLTSLPTGLHFCSSLNRLSIWQCHELTSVPDDLQELSSLNFLFVAECPKVSNFTGDILRRLSQLKSLGISCYYESFSSIQDIPSLDFLIIVGQNDINVLPDQLQSLTSLKSLRIGYFNGVEAFPDWLGNLSSLEYLEIWDCKNLKYLPSATALQSLLQLRQLRILRCPLLKECCATGSGSEWSKISHIPKIIVDGELTAKVFIPIEDCKYFSGVGVDSISANLQAIRMKCSRSMMSFDKWIKLAFLPFI, encoded by the exons ATGTTGCAGACTCTTAATCAAAATGCTGGAGGGTTAACAAATAAGGATGCGATATGTCAGCACCTTGCAAAGGAACTAGAAGGGAAATCTTTTCTTCTTGTGCTTGATGATGTGTGGAATCGAGAATCTGAGATGTGGGATTGTTTCAAAAGTCGTTTGTTGTCAATTAGCAAAAACAATGGGAATGCTGTTGTTGTCACCACTCGAAGTGAGGAAGTAGCATGGCTAATGGAAACTTCCCCTCAATGCAGGCATAAGCTGAAGTTACTATCTGATGAAGAGTGCTGGTCTGTTATTAGTGAAAGAGTGTCAAGAGATAATGGAGCATCAATCCCTTCAGATTTAGAAGCAATTGGGAAGGAGATTGCAAGTAAATGCAGAGGATTGCCATTAGCTGCGAGAGTTTTAGGAGGGACGCTACATCGCAACACGAGGTTAGAAGAATGGTTAGCAATAAAAAACAGCAATGTCTTAAATGTTTCAGAAAGCAAGGTCAGCAGCATCGAGTCTATTTTGAGATTAAGCTTTGATCGATTGCCTTCGCATTTGAAGCCATGTGTTGCTTATTGTTCAATTTTTCCAAAAAGTGTTCTCGTTTGGAAGGTAGATTTGATTCATCTTTGGATGGCTCAAGGTCTTCTTGATTCATCTATGGAAGATACTGGAGAGAAGTACTTCAAGGAATTGCTTCTTAGTTCTTTCTTACAAGATGGAATATTCGATGACCTTGGGAATATTATAGGTGCAAGGATGCATGATCTGGTGCATGAACTTGTATTATCTATTTCCAAGCCTAATATTATGACTTGGGAGACTTGTTCAGCTGGAAATGGCACATCTCCTATTAAACATCTGAATATGGTCCCTTATGGGGGACCAGGAGGACCAGTACCAGTATTTCCCAAAGATGAAGCTAAAACATTGCGCACTTTATTCATTGTAAGTGCTGATGGTTTTTACGACTCGTGGAAGTTCAAGAGTTTGCGGACTCTGAGATTAGTAGGTGATAATGTAAAAGAGTTGCCAGCTTCAGTTGGAAAGTTGAAACATTTGAGATATCTTGATGTCTCATGCAGTAAAATCACAAAGTTACCTGAATCCCTCACCAAGCTCTACAATCTGCAAACGTTGTGCATGTTTGATTGCAAATTACTTGAAAAGCTTCCCAAGACATTGGGAAATTTAGTGAGCTTGAGACATATAGGTTTTTCTTATGAGAAGCAAATGCCAAGTAATGTAGGCCACCTAACTAATCTTCGACGGCTTTCCTTTTTTGTCGTGGGTCCTGACCGAGGCAGTAGTATTCAAGAATTAGAACGCCTAGACGAGCTAAGGGGTGCATTGACGATATCAAATTTGGAGCTGGtgagagatgaagaagaagctAAAAAGGCAAATCTGCAGAGTAAAAGGAAAATAGAAGAGTTAGAACTTCTTTGGAGTGATGAAAGAGAAAGCTCCAACTGTACTGATGAGGCAGTGCTGAATGGTCTCCAACCATTTGAGGACTTAAAAAGATtgataattaaatattatttgggTGAAAAATTCCCTTCTTGGCTGTTGACAATGGAAATTACTAGATATGGGGGTGATTGTTGCTTGCTCAAAAATTTGATGGTGCTGAAGCTGGAAGGCTGTAGAAGGTGTGGAGAACTTCCAAGGCTAGGCCACCTTCCTCATCTGAGAGTGCTTGAGATAGTAGGCTTGGATAATGTGATATACATTGGTGATGAGTTTTATGGTAGCAACGGATGCACAATGTTTCCTGCGCTAAAAAGGTTAATTCTCGGTTCCATGAACTGTTTAGTTGAATGGAAGGCACCAACATTACATAATGCATTTCCATGCCTTGAAGAGTTACGCATTTTCAAGTGTCCTAAGCTGACAAACATCCCAATAAGTCATCTTTCGTCACTTGTTGAGTTCAGAATCGGTGATTGCCATGAATTTGGAAAACTGTTATTTGATGAAGGCCATCCTTTAACATCTCTTGACCTTTTACACATTAAATGTTGCAGCAATTTGGTGTCAATTCAAAATGTACAAGGTCTCACATCACTTCGTGATTTAATTATTGAACAATGTAATAAGCTAACATCTCTTCCAACAGGGCTACATTTCTGCTCGTCTCTGAATAGATTGAGTATTTGGCAGTGCCATGAGTTGACATCTGTTCCTGATGACTTACAGGAATTGAGTtcccttaattttttatttgtagcTGAGTGTCCAAAAGTAAGCAATTTTACAGGGGACATTTTGCGGCGCCTCAGCCAATTGAAATCATTAGGAATTAGTTGTTACTATGAGAGTTTTAGTTCAATCCAAGATATCCCCTCCCTTGATTTTTTAATCATAGTTGGTCAGAATGATATCAACGTTTTGCCTGACCAACTTCAAAGCCTTACTTCCCTTAAGAGTTTACGTATAGGCTATTTTAATGGTGTGGAAGCTTTTCCTGATTGGTTGGGCAACTTGTCCTCTCTTGAATACCTTGAGATTTGGGATTGCAAAAATCTCAAATATTTACCCTCAGCTACAGCCCTTCAAAGCCTCTTGCAATTAAGGCAACTGAGAATTCTACGCTGTCCACTCCTCAAGGAATGTTGTGCGACGGGGAGCGGATCTGAGTGGTCGAAGATTTCCCATATCCCCAAAATCATTGTGGATGGAG AGTTGACAGCCAAAGTTTTCATTCCCATTGAAGATTGCAAGTATTTTTCCGGAGTGGGCGTGGATTCAATTTCAGCCAACTTGCAAGCCATCAGGATGAAAT GCTCAAGATCCATGATGAGCTTTGACAAATGGATCAAATTGGCCTTTCTTCCCTTCATTTGA
- the LOC136227007 gene encoding putative disease resistance protein RGA3 isoform X3: MTDIVLGFAVEEAVRRVLSRITVEIKQAWGLDDELTRLRDSLAMVRALLQDAEDQQMTQLAIRRWLKKLKVWAYDAEDVLDDLAYEVLRQKVETENKAEAKVRNFLTFSRGINFFQKTAFHVKMVRKVKNVDESLDKIKNEAFGFGLSVISTDRKSQIRWNRVTDSIIDHPVVGREAEVSLIVDLLASSRDQPSLTVVAIVGMVGLGKTTVAKLACQEAIAKKLFDVKMWVCVSTDFDDQKILGEMLQTLNQNAGGLTNKDAICQHLAKELEGKSFLLVLDDVWNRESEMWDCFKSRLLSISKNNGNAVVVTTRSEEVAWLMETSPQCRHKLKLLSDEECWSVISERVSRDNGASIPSDLEAIGKEIASKCRGLPLAARVLGGTLHRNTRLEEWLAIKNSNVLNVSESKVSSIESILRLSFDRLPSHLKPCVAYCSIFPKSVLVWKVDLIHLWMAQGLLDSSMEDTGEKYFKELLLSSFLQDGIFDDLGNIIGARMHDLVHELVLSISKPNIMTWETCSAGNGTSPIKHLNMVPYGGPGGPVPVFPKDEAKTLRTLFIVSADGFYDSWKFKSLRTLRLVGDNVKELPASVGKLKHLRYLDVSCSKITKLPESLTKLYNLQTLCMFDCKLLEKLPKTLGNLVSLRHIGFSYEKQMPSNVGHLTNLRRLSFFVVGPDRGSSIQELERLDELRGALTISNLELVRDEEEAKKANLQSKRKIEELELLWSDERESSNCTDEAVLNGLQPFEDLKRLIIKYYLGEKFPSWLLTMEITRYGGDCCLLKNLMVLKLEGCRRCGELPRLGHLPHLRVLEIVGLDNVIYIGDEFYGSNGCTMFPALKRLILGSMNCLVEWKAPTLHNAFPCLEELRIFKCPKLTNIPISHLSSLVEFRIGDCHEFGKLLFDEGHPLTSLDLLHIKCCSNLVSIQNVQGLTSLRDLIIEQCNKLTSLPTGLHFCSSLNRLSIWQCHELTSVPDDLQELSSLNFLFVAECPKVSNFTGDILRRLSQLKSLGISCYYESFSSIQDIPSLDFLIIVGQNDINVLPDQLQSLTSLKSLRIGYFNGVEAFPDWLGNLSSLEYLEIWDCKNLKYLPSATALQSLLQLRQLRILRCPLLKECCATGSGSEWSKISHIPKIIVDGELTAKVFIPIEDCKYFSGVGVDSISANLQAIRMKSPLELRT, encoded by the exons ATGACTGATATTGTCCTAGGTTTTGCGGTGGAGGAAGCAGTGAGAAGGGTGCTGTCCCGTATCACTGTAGAAATCAAACAAGCTTGGGGTCTTGATGATGAACTTACTAGACTTCGAGATTCATTAGCCATGGTTCGTGCTTTGTTACAGGATGCTGAAGACCAGCAGATGACTCAATTGGCTATCAGGCGATGGCTGAAGAAACTGAAGGTATGGGCCTATGATGCTGAAGATGTTCTTGATGATTTGGCCTATGAAGTTCTTCGGCAAAAAGTGGAGACTGAGAACAAGGCGGAGGCAAAGGTAAGAAACTTCTTAACATTCTCCAGAGGCATTAATTTTTTCCAGAAGACTGCATTTCATGTCAAAATGGTTCGCAAGGTAAAAAATGTAGATGAGTCGCTCGATAAAATTAAGAATGAAGCATTTGGTTTTGGACTTAGTGTCATCTCTACTGATAGGAAGTCTCAAATAAGGTGGAATCGAGTGACAGACTCTATAATTGACCATCCGGTCGTGGGGAGGGAAGCTGAAGTTTCCCTAATTGTGGATCTCTTGGCTAGTTCCCGGGACCAACCAAGTCTTACTGTTGTTGCCATTGTGGGCATGGTTGGTCTTGGAAAGACCACTGTAGCTAAATTGGCGTGTCAAGAAGCAATTGCGAAAAAGCTTTTTGATGTGAAAATGTGGGTTTGTGTTTCTACAGATTTTGATGACCAAAAAATTCTAGGAGAAATGTTGCAGACTCTTAATCAAAATGCTGGAGGGTTAACAAATAAGGATGCGATATGTCAGCACCTTGCAAAGGAACTAGAAGGGAAATCTTTTCTTCTTGTGCTTGATGATGTGTGGAATCGAGAATCTGAGATGTGGGATTGTTTCAAAAGTCGTTTGTTGTCAATTAGCAAAAACAATGGGAATGCTGTTGTTGTCACCACTCGAAGTGAGGAAGTAGCATGGCTAATGGAAACTTCCCCTCAATGCAGGCATAAGCTGAAGTTACTATCTGATGAAGAGTGCTGGTCTGTTATTAGTGAAAGAGTGTCAAGAGATAATGGAGCATCAATCCCTTCAGATTTAGAAGCAATTGGGAAGGAGATTGCAAGTAAATGCAGAGGATTGCCATTAGCTGCGAGAGTTTTAGGAGGGACGCTACATCGCAACACGAGGTTAGAAGAATGGTTAGCAATAAAAAACAGCAATGTCTTAAATGTTTCAGAAAGCAAGGTCAGCAGCATCGAGTCTATTTTGAGATTAAGCTTTGATCGATTGCCTTCGCATTTGAAGCCATGTGTTGCTTATTGTTCAATTTTTCCAAAAAGTGTTCTCGTTTGGAAGGTAGATTTGATTCATCTTTGGATGGCTCAAGGTCTTCTTGATTCATCTATGGAAGATACTGGAGAGAAGTACTTCAAGGAATTGCTTCTTAGTTCTTTCTTACAAGATGGAATATTCGATGACCTTGGGAATATTATAGGTGCAAGGATGCATGATCTGGTGCATGAACTTGTATTATCTATTTCCAAGCCTAATATTATGACTTGGGAGACTTGTTCAGCTGGAAATGGCACATCTCCTATTAAACATCTGAATATGGTCCCTTATGGGGGACCAGGAGGACCAGTACCAGTATTTCCCAAAGATGAAGCTAAAACATTGCGCACTTTATTCATTGTAAGTGCTGATGGTTTTTACGACTCGTGGAAGTTCAAGAGTTTGCGGACTCTGAGATTAGTAGGTGATAATGTAAAAGAGTTGCCAGCTTCAGTTGGAAAGTTGAAACATTTGAGATATCTTGATGTCTCATGCAGTAAAATCACAAAGTTACCTGAATCCCTCACCAAGCTCTACAATCTGCAAACGTTGTGCATGTTTGATTGCAAATTACTTGAAAAGCTTCCCAAGACATTGGGAAATTTAGTGAGCTTGAGACATATAGGTTTTTCTTATGAGAAGCAAATGCCAAGTAATGTAGGCCACCTAACTAATCTTCGACGGCTTTCCTTTTTTGTCGTGGGTCCTGACCGAGGCAGTAGTATTCAAGAATTAGAACGCCTAGACGAGCTAAGGGGTGCATTGACGATATCAAATTTGGAGCTGGtgagagatgaagaagaagctAAAAAGGCAAATCTGCAGAGTAAAAGGAAAATAGAAGAGTTAGAACTTCTTTGGAGTGATGAAAGAGAAAGCTCCAACTGTACTGATGAGGCAGTGCTGAATGGTCTCCAACCATTTGAGGACTTAAAAAGATtgataattaaatattatttgggTGAAAAATTCCCTTCTTGGCTGTTGACAATGGAAATTACTAGATATGGGGGTGATTGTTGCTTGCTCAAAAATTTGATGGTGCTGAAGCTGGAAGGCTGTAGAAGGTGTGGAGAACTTCCAAGGCTAGGCCACCTTCCTCATCTGAGAGTGCTTGAGATAGTAGGCTTGGATAATGTGATATACATTGGTGATGAGTTTTATGGTAGCAACGGATGCACAATGTTTCCTGCGCTAAAAAGGTTAATTCTCGGTTCCATGAACTGTTTAGTTGAATGGAAGGCACCAACATTACATAATGCATTTCCATGCCTTGAAGAGTTACGCATTTTCAAGTGTCCTAAGCTGACAAACATCCCAATAAGTCATCTTTCGTCACTTGTTGAGTTCAGAATCGGTGATTGCCATGAATTTGGAAAACTGTTATTTGATGAAGGCCATCCTTTAACATCTCTTGACCTTTTACACATTAAATGTTGCAGCAATTTGGTGTCAATTCAAAATGTACAAGGTCTCACATCACTTCGTGATTTAATTATTGAACAATGTAATAAGCTAACATCTCTTCCAACAGGGCTACATTTCTGCTCGTCTCTGAATAGATTGAGTATTTGGCAGTGCCATGAGTTGACATCTGTTCCTGATGACTTACAGGAATTGAGTtcccttaattttttatttgtagcTGAGTGTCCAAAAGTAAGCAATTTTACAGGGGACATTTTGCGGCGCCTCAGCCAATTGAAATCATTAGGAATTAGTTGTTACTATGAGAGTTTTAGTTCAATCCAAGATATCCCCTCCCTTGATTTTTTAATCATAGTTGGTCAGAATGATATCAACGTTTTGCCTGACCAACTTCAAAGCCTTACTTCCCTTAAGAGTTTACGTATAGGCTATTTTAATGGTGTGGAAGCTTTTCCTGATTGGTTGGGCAACTTGTCCTCTCTTGAATACCTTGAGATTTGGGATTGCAAAAATCTCAAATATTTACCCTCAGCTACAGCCCTTCAAAGCCTCTTGCAATTAAGGCAACTGAGAATTCTACGCTGTCCACTCCTCAAGGAATGTTGTGCGACGGGGAGCGGATCTGAGTGGTCGAAGATTTCCCATATCCCCAAAATCATTGTGGATGGAG AGTTGACAGCCAAAGTTTTCATTCCCATTGAAGATTGCAAGTATTTTTCCGGAGTGGGCGTGGATTCAATTTCAGCCAACTTGCAAGCCATCAGGATGAAAT CCCCATTGGAGTTGAGAACCTGA
- the LOC136227007 gene encoding putative disease resistance protein RGA3 isoform X2 yields the protein MTDIVLGFAVEEAVRRVLSRITVEIKQAWGLDDELTRLRDSLAMVRALLQDAEDQQMTQLAIRRWLKKLKVWAYDAEDVLDDLAYEVLRQKVETENKAEAKVRNFLTFSRGINFFQKTAFHVKMVRKVKNVDESLDKIKNEAFGFGLSVISTDRKSQIRWNRVTDSIIDHPVVGREAEVSLIVDLLASSRDQPSLTVVAIVGMVGLGKTTVAKLACQEAIAKKLFDVKMWVCVSTDFDDQKILGEMLQTLNQNAGGLTNKDAICQHLAKELEGKSFLLVLDDVWNRESEMWDCFKSRLLSISKNNGNAVVVTTRSEEVAWLMETSPQCRHKLKLLSDEECWSVISERVSRDNGASIPSDLEAIGKEIASKCRGLPLAARVLGGTLHRNTRLEEWLAIKNSNVLNVSESKVSSIESILRLSFDRLPSHLKPCVAYCSIFPKSVLVWKVDLIHLWMAQGLLDSSMEDTGEKYFKELLLSSFLQDGIFDDLGNIIGARMHDLVHELVLSISKPNIMTWETCSAGNGTSPIKHLNMVPYGGPGGPVPVFPKDEAKTLRTLFIVSADGFYDSWKFKSLRTLRLVGDNVKELPASVGKLKHLRYLDVSCSKITKLPESLTKLYNLQTLCMFDCKLLEKLPKTLGNLVSLRHIGFSYEKQMPSNVGHLTNLRRLSFFVVGPDRGSSIQELERLDELRGALTISNLELVRDEEEAKKANLQSKRKIEELELLWSDERESSNCTDEAVLNGLQPFEDLKRLIIKYYLGEKFPSWLLTMEITRYGGDCCLLKNLMVLKLEGCRRCGELPRLGHLPHLRVLEIVGLDNVIYIGDEFYGSNGCTMFPALKRLILGSMNCLVEWKAPTLHNAFPCLEELRIFKCPKLTNIPISHLSSLVEFRIGDCHEFGKLLFDEGHPLTSLDLLHIKCCSNLVSIQNVQGLTSLRDLIIEQCNKLTSLPTGLHFCSSLNRLSIWQCHELTSVPDDLQELSSLNFLFVAECPKVSNFTGDILRRLSQLKSLGISCYYESFSSIQDIPSLDFLIIVGQNDINVLPDQLQSLTSLKSLRIGYFNGVEAFPDWLGNLSSLEYLEIWDCKNLKYLPSATALQSLLQLRQLRILRCPLLKECCATGSGSEWSKISHIPKIIVDGELTAKVFIPIEDCKYFSGVGVDSISANLQAIRMKSAPLELRT from the exons ATGACTGATATTGTCCTAGGTTTTGCGGTGGAGGAAGCAGTGAGAAGGGTGCTGTCCCGTATCACTGTAGAAATCAAACAAGCTTGGGGTCTTGATGATGAACTTACTAGACTTCGAGATTCATTAGCCATGGTTCGTGCTTTGTTACAGGATGCTGAAGACCAGCAGATGACTCAATTGGCTATCAGGCGATGGCTGAAGAAACTGAAGGTATGGGCCTATGATGCTGAAGATGTTCTTGATGATTTGGCCTATGAAGTTCTTCGGCAAAAAGTGGAGACTGAGAACAAGGCGGAGGCAAAGGTAAGAAACTTCTTAACATTCTCCAGAGGCATTAATTTTTTCCAGAAGACTGCATTTCATGTCAAAATGGTTCGCAAGGTAAAAAATGTAGATGAGTCGCTCGATAAAATTAAGAATGAAGCATTTGGTTTTGGACTTAGTGTCATCTCTACTGATAGGAAGTCTCAAATAAGGTGGAATCGAGTGACAGACTCTATAATTGACCATCCGGTCGTGGGGAGGGAAGCTGAAGTTTCCCTAATTGTGGATCTCTTGGCTAGTTCCCGGGACCAACCAAGTCTTACTGTTGTTGCCATTGTGGGCATGGTTGGTCTTGGAAAGACCACTGTAGCTAAATTGGCGTGTCAAGAAGCAATTGCGAAAAAGCTTTTTGATGTGAAAATGTGGGTTTGTGTTTCTACAGATTTTGATGACCAAAAAATTCTAGGAGAAATGTTGCAGACTCTTAATCAAAATGCTGGAGGGTTAACAAATAAGGATGCGATATGTCAGCACCTTGCAAAGGAACTAGAAGGGAAATCTTTTCTTCTTGTGCTTGATGATGTGTGGAATCGAGAATCTGAGATGTGGGATTGTTTCAAAAGTCGTTTGTTGTCAATTAGCAAAAACAATGGGAATGCTGTTGTTGTCACCACTCGAAGTGAGGAAGTAGCATGGCTAATGGAAACTTCCCCTCAATGCAGGCATAAGCTGAAGTTACTATCTGATGAAGAGTGCTGGTCTGTTATTAGTGAAAGAGTGTCAAGAGATAATGGAGCATCAATCCCTTCAGATTTAGAAGCAATTGGGAAGGAGATTGCAAGTAAATGCAGAGGATTGCCATTAGCTGCGAGAGTTTTAGGAGGGACGCTACATCGCAACACGAGGTTAGAAGAATGGTTAGCAATAAAAAACAGCAATGTCTTAAATGTTTCAGAAAGCAAGGTCAGCAGCATCGAGTCTATTTTGAGATTAAGCTTTGATCGATTGCCTTCGCATTTGAAGCCATGTGTTGCTTATTGTTCAATTTTTCCAAAAAGTGTTCTCGTTTGGAAGGTAGATTTGATTCATCTTTGGATGGCTCAAGGTCTTCTTGATTCATCTATGGAAGATACTGGAGAGAAGTACTTCAAGGAATTGCTTCTTAGTTCTTTCTTACAAGATGGAATATTCGATGACCTTGGGAATATTATAGGTGCAAGGATGCATGATCTGGTGCATGAACTTGTATTATCTATTTCCAAGCCTAATATTATGACTTGGGAGACTTGTTCAGCTGGAAATGGCACATCTCCTATTAAACATCTGAATATGGTCCCTTATGGGGGACCAGGAGGACCAGTACCAGTATTTCCCAAAGATGAAGCTAAAACATTGCGCACTTTATTCATTGTAAGTGCTGATGGTTTTTACGACTCGTGGAAGTTCAAGAGTTTGCGGACTCTGAGATTAGTAGGTGATAATGTAAAAGAGTTGCCAGCTTCAGTTGGAAAGTTGAAACATTTGAGATATCTTGATGTCTCATGCAGTAAAATCACAAAGTTACCTGAATCCCTCACCAAGCTCTACAATCTGCAAACGTTGTGCATGTTTGATTGCAAATTACTTGAAAAGCTTCCCAAGACATTGGGAAATTTAGTGAGCTTGAGACATATAGGTTTTTCTTATGAGAAGCAAATGCCAAGTAATGTAGGCCACCTAACTAATCTTCGACGGCTTTCCTTTTTTGTCGTGGGTCCTGACCGAGGCAGTAGTATTCAAGAATTAGAACGCCTAGACGAGCTAAGGGGTGCATTGACGATATCAAATTTGGAGCTGGtgagagatgaagaagaagctAAAAAGGCAAATCTGCAGAGTAAAAGGAAAATAGAAGAGTTAGAACTTCTTTGGAGTGATGAAAGAGAAAGCTCCAACTGTACTGATGAGGCAGTGCTGAATGGTCTCCAACCATTTGAGGACTTAAAAAGATtgataattaaatattatttgggTGAAAAATTCCCTTCTTGGCTGTTGACAATGGAAATTACTAGATATGGGGGTGATTGTTGCTTGCTCAAAAATTTGATGGTGCTGAAGCTGGAAGGCTGTAGAAGGTGTGGAGAACTTCCAAGGCTAGGCCACCTTCCTCATCTGAGAGTGCTTGAGATAGTAGGCTTGGATAATGTGATATACATTGGTGATGAGTTTTATGGTAGCAACGGATGCACAATGTTTCCTGCGCTAAAAAGGTTAATTCTCGGTTCCATGAACTGTTTAGTTGAATGGAAGGCACCAACATTACATAATGCATTTCCATGCCTTGAAGAGTTACGCATTTTCAAGTGTCCTAAGCTGACAAACATCCCAATAAGTCATCTTTCGTCACTTGTTGAGTTCAGAATCGGTGATTGCCATGAATTTGGAAAACTGTTATTTGATGAAGGCCATCCTTTAACATCTCTTGACCTTTTACACATTAAATGTTGCAGCAATTTGGTGTCAATTCAAAATGTACAAGGTCTCACATCACTTCGTGATTTAATTATTGAACAATGTAATAAGCTAACATCTCTTCCAACAGGGCTACATTTCTGCTCGTCTCTGAATAGATTGAGTATTTGGCAGTGCCATGAGTTGACATCTGTTCCTGATGACTTACAGGAATTGAGTtcccttaattttttatttgtagcTGAGTGTCCAAAAGTAAGCAATTTTACAGGGGACATTTTGCGGCGCCTCAGCCAATTGAAATCATTAGGAATTAGTTGTTACTATGAGAGTTTTAGTTCAATCCAAGATATCCCCTCCCTTGATTTTTTAATCATAGTTGGTCAGAATGATATCAACGTTTTGCCTGACCAACTTCAAAGCCTTACTTCCCTTAAGAGTTTACGTATAGGCTATTTTAATGGTGTGGAAGCTTTTCCTGATTGGTTGGGCAACTTGTCCTCTCTTGAATACCTTGAGATTTGGGATTGCAAAAATCTCAAATATTTACCCTCAGCTACAGCCCTTCAAAGCCTCTTGCAATTAAGGCAACTGAGAATTCTACGCTGTCCACTCCTCAAGGAATGTTGTGCGACGGGGAGCGGATCTGAGTGGTCGAAGATTTCCCATATCCCCAAAATCATTGTGGATGGAG AGTTGACAGCCAAAGTTTTCATTCCCATTGAAGATTGCAAGTATTTTTCCGGAGTGGGCGTGGATTCAATTTCAGCCAACTTGCAAGCCATCAGGATGAAAT CAGCCCCATTGGAGTTGAGAACCTGA